The proteins below come from a single Leptotrichia sp. oral taxon 223 genomic window:
- a CDS encoding flavodoxin, which produces MAKVGIFFGSTTGVTEDIAHKIGEKIEGAEVFNIDGNEDKLEDFDVLLLGTSTWGFGDLQDDWAAVVDDLAGKDFSGKKVGYFGSGDQGTFSDTFMDGIAIIDEEIQKTGATIIGKTSTEGYEFNESRAAKNGEFLGLALDEVNQSELTDERIDAWVEQIKKEF; this is translated from the coding sequence ATGGCAAAAGTAGGAATTTTTTTCGGATCAACAACAGGTGTAACAGAAGATATAGCTCATAAAATTGGAGAAAAGATTGAAGGGGCGGAAGTTTTTAATATTGATGGGAATGAAGATAAGCTGGAAGATTTTGATGTATTGCTTTTGGGAACTTCTACATGGGGATTTGGAGATTTGCAGGATGACTGGGCGGCAGTTGTTGACGACTTGGCAGGCAAAGACTTCAGCGGTAAGAAAGTAGGATATTTTGGAAGTGGGGATCAGGGAACATTCTCTGATACATTTATGGATGGAATTGCCATCATTGATGAAGAAATCCAAAAAACTGGTGCGACAATCATTGGAAAAACTTCAACAGAAGGATACGAATTTAACGAATCAAGAGCAGCAAAAAATGGTGAATTTTTAGGACTTGCCTTAGATGAAGTTAATCAGTCTGAATTGACAGATGAAAGAATTGACGCATGGGTTGAGCAAATAAAAAAAGAATTTTAA
- a CDS encoding glycosyltransferase → MDKKKIIISAINFNEGGPLTIYKECLKYLEENFLEEYRIVALVHDRNLFSEYEAKIEFIEFKDSKKSYLKRMYYEYFYFKKLSKELKPYLWLSLHDMTPNVVAAKRAVYCHNPIIFYDVNKKDIVNEFKMFIFSKFYKYIYRINIQKNDFVVVQQDWLRKRFKQIFKIKNVIVAHPNVAIDDLDLEKNRQNNIKIVRNSFLYPAFPRIFKNFEVICEAVKILEEKNVTDFTVYLTVDGSENLYSKKLFKKYKDLRNIKFLGLLKRNELMKYYGISENIIFPSKLETWGLPISEAKAFGKNILLVNLEYAHETLGNYENVIFFEPDDAKELAKKMEILINGKNVKFDGNIEKTIEKPFCRNWKELFDILLSDNK, encoded by the coding sequence ATGGACAAAAAAAAAATAATAATATCTGCTATCAATTTTAATGAAGGCGGTCCCTTAACAATCTATAAAGAATGCCTTAAATACCTTGAAGAAAACTTTCTGGAAGAATATAGAATAGTGGCACTGGTTCACGATAGAAATTTATTTTCCGAGTATGAAGCAAAAATAGAATTTATTGAATTTAAGGATTCTAAAAAAAGTTACTTAAAAAGAATGTATTATGAATATTTTTATTTTAAGAAGCTGTCGAAAGAATTGAAACCATATTTATGGCTTTCGTTGCATGATATGACACCTAATGTAGTTGCAGCTAAAAGAGCGGTTTATTGCCATAATCCCATTATTTTTTATGATGTGAATAAAAAGGATATAGTTAATGAATTTAAAATGTTTATATTTTCTAAGTTTTATAAATATATTTATAGAATTAATATTCAAAAAAATGATTTTGTTGTGGTGCAACAGGATTGGCTTCGGAAAAGATTTAAACAGATTTTTAAAATTAAGAATGTAATTGTAGCTCATCCTAATGTTGCTATTGATGATTTGGATTTAGAAAAGAATAGACAAAATAATATAAAAATAGTAAGGAATAGTTTTTTATATCCAGCATTTCCTAGAATTTTTAAAAATTTTGAGGTTATTTGTGAGGCTGTGAAAATATTGGAAGAAAAGAATGTTACAGATTTTACAGTTTATCTAACAGTTGATGGCAGTGAGAATCTATATTCAAAAAAATTATTTAAAAAGTATAAAGATTTAAGGAATATAAAGTTTTTAGGTTTGCTAAAAAGAAATGAGCTTATGAAATATTATGGAATTTCAGAAAATATTATTTTCCCATCTAAACTTGAAACTTGGGGATTGCCAATCTCAGAAGCGAAAGCATTTGGTAAAAATATACTTTTAGTAAATTTGGAATATGCTCATGAAACGTTAGGGAATTATGAAAATGTAATATTTTTTGAACCTGATGATGCTAAAGAATTAGCTAAGAAAATGGAAATTTTAATAAATGGGAAAAATGTAAAATTTGATGGAAATATAGAGAAAACTATTGAAAAACCATTTTGTAGGAATTGGAAAGAATTATTCGATATTTTGCTTTCAGATAATAAATAG
- a CDS encoding M3 family oligoendopeptidase yields MNFNDYKYEHLDLEKIKGEFSELIDSFEKAENVEGQIEAFDKIIKLRNHIETMQTLVSIRHSIDTNDEFYDKENEYMDEISPILFGFTNDFYKALINSKFKNELIKKYGKLLFDLAENTLKVFSNEIIPDAQEENRLSSKYSKLIASAKIDFDGKELNLSQMVPYTQSKDRNVRIEAARKVAQFFAENQEEFDNIYDSLVKVRTKMAQKMGYKNYVEFGYKQLSRLEYDAKMVESYRKQVLENIVPLHTELRKRQEKRLSVEKLRFYDEAIKFNSGNADPHGSSEWILNHGKTMYKELSKETDEFFTFMTENNLLDLLSKKGKVSGGYCTYIPEYKAPFIFANFNGTSHDIDVLTHEAGHAFQVYQSRGFDVPEYLWPTYEACEIHSMSMEFLTWPWMKLFFENDTDKYKFIHLSEALLFIPYGVTVDEFQHWVYENPEVTPQERREKWLEIEKKYLPTRDYGEIEELKNGIFWFRQGHIFSSPFYYIDYTLAQVCAFQFWIKSREDREKAWQDYLNLCKLGGSKSFFELMKSANLKNPFEEGTLAAVIPKIKEYLDSVDDMNL; encoded by the coding sequence ATGAATTTTAATGATTACAAATATGAACATTTGGACTTGGAAAAAATAAAAGGAGAATTTTCAGAGCTGATAGATAGTTTTGAAAAGGCAGAGAATGTGGAGGGGCAGATTGAGGCGTTTGATAAGATTATAAAGCTGAGAAATCATATTGAAACTATGCAGACGCTTGTTTCGATTCGACATAGCATTGATACGAATGATGAGTTTTATGATAAGGAAAATGAGTATATGGATGAAATTAGTCCGATTTTGTTTGGATTTACTAATGATTTTTACAAAGCGCTTATCAATTCAAAATTTAAAAATGAACTTATTAAGAAATACGGGAAATTGCTGTTTGACCTAGCGGAAAATACATTGAAAGTTTTCTCGAACGAGATTATTCCAGATGCACAGGAGGAAAATAGATTATCAAGCAAGTATTCAAAACTGATTGCCAGTGCAAAAATTGATTTTGACGGAAAAGAGCTTAATTTATCGCAAATGGTTCCTTATACTCAATCTAAGGATAGAAATGTGAGAATTGAAGCGGCAAGGAAAGTAGCTCAATTTTTTGCTGAAAATCAGGAAGAATTTGATAATATTTATGATTCACTTGTAAAAGTGAGAACTAAAATGGCACAGAAAATGGGATATAAAAATTATGTTGAATTTGGATATAAACAGCTTTCAAGACTTGAATATGATGCCAAAATGGTAGAAAGTTACAGAAAGCAGGTACTTGAAAACATTGTGCCACTGCATACTGAACTTCGTAAAAGACAGGAAAAAAGGCTCAGTGTTGAAAAACTTAGATTTTATGACGAGGCTATAAAGTTTAATTCTGGGAATGCTGATCCGCACGGTTCGTCTGAGTGGATTTTAAATCATGGGAAAACAATGTATAAGGAATTGTCGAAGGAAACTGATGAATTTTTTACATTTATGACTGAAAATAATTTGCTTGACTTACTTTCTAAAAAAGGGAAAGTGAGCGGAGGATACTGCACTTATATTCCAGAATACAAGGCACCGTTTATTTTTGCTAATTTTAATGGGACATCACATGATATTGATGTCTTGACACACGAAGCCGGGCATGCTTTTCAAGTTTACCAAAGCCGAGGTTTTGATGTGCCTGAATATCTGTGGCCAACTTATGAGGCCTGCGAGATTCATTCAATGAGCATGGAATTTTTGACTTGGCCGTGGATGAAATTATTCTTTGAAAATGATACTGATAAGTACAAATTTATTCATTTGTCAGAAGCTCTTTTATTCATTCCTTATGGAGTAACTGTCGATGAATTTCAGCACTGGGTGTATGAAAATCCAGAAGTTACACCACAAGAACGTCGTGAAAAATGGCTTGAAATTGAAAAAAAATATTTGCCAACTAGAGATTATGGAGAAATTGAAGAATTGAAAAATGGAATTTTCTGGTTTAGACAGGGGCATATTTTCAGCTCGCCATTTTACTACATTGATTACACTTTAGCTCAGGTGTGTGCTTTCCAATTTTGGATAAAATCAAGGGAAGACAGGGAAAAGGCATGGCAGGATTATTTGAATCTGTGTAAACTTGGAGGAAGCAAATCGTTCTTTGAGCTTATGAAGTCTGCTAATCTCAAGAATCCATTTGAGGAAGGGACATTGGCGGCTGTAATTCCAAAAATTAAGGAATATTTGGATAGTGTTGACGATATGAATTTATAA
- a CDS encoding glycosyltransferase family 4 protein: protein MGKDKIVIYFGFNNPIIYKRGVENVILSQSGALPQNIKKYYVFFGEKDEDFFWNDIKCISIRHNLFRFVKLNKLINKLYKNAECVIHSHNYLMSFFLLRKTDVFTVHDGLFYLSSQTSHKFKNVFKFIEKAVYRKSKLVHFISNFSKKESLYDENNFIIVNNTTPLEQIKLKFEKEFWSSKKVKIFTVRSIEERVNIELLIELAQKNSNLEIKISGKGPLLEKYRKEIKEKKLDNIELMGFLEDEKIRQYYNSCDIVTVLAKYGEGFGLPIIEGYLHNKPVFASNVSAIPEIIIDKKFLVNNTVKDLENKIQNYLKRGMSCNFEKYYYDNFGNDVIRQKYIELYNQFFKLNLSGS from the coding sequence ATGGGAAAAGATAAAATTGTTATATATTTTGGGTTTAATAATCCGATTATATATAAACGTGGAGTAGAAAATGTTATATTATCTCAGTCTGGGGCATTGCCACAGAATATAAAAAAATATTATGTATTTTTTGGAGAAAAAGATGAGGATTTTTTTTGGAATGACATAAAATGTATATCAATAAGACATAATTTATTTCGTTTTGTTAAATTAAATAAACTTATAAATAAATTATATAAAAATGCTGAATGTGTTATTCATTCTCATAATTATCTAATGAGTTTTTTTCTTTTGAGAAAAACAGATGTATTTACTGTTCATGACGGACTTTTTTATTTATCATCCCAAACCAGTCATAAGTTTAAAAATGTTTTTAAATTTATTGAAAAAGCTGTTTATAGAAAAAGTAAATTAGTACATTTTATATCAAATTTTTCAAAAAAAGAATCACTTTATGATGAAAATAATTTTATTATTGTTAATAACACTACTCCACTTGAACAAATAAAACTTAAATTTGAAAAAGAATTTTGGAGTTCAAAAAAAGTAAAAATATTTACAGTAAGAAGCATTGAGGAGCGGGTAAATATAGAATTACTTATTGAACTTGCCCAAAAGAATAGTAATCTTGAAATAAAAATTTCTGGAAAAGGGCCTTTACTTGAAAAGTATAGAAAAGAAATAAAAGAAAAGAAATTGGATAATATTGAATTAATGGGATTTCTTGAAGATGAGAAAATAAGGCAGTATTATAATAGCTGTGATATTGTAACAGTTCTGGCTAAATATGGTGAAGGATTTGGACTTCCTATTATTGAAGGATATTTGCATAACAAGCCCGTTTTTGCTTCAAATGTTTCAGCAATTCCTGAGATTATTATTGATAAAAAGTTTTTGGTAAATAATACTGTTAAGGATTTAGAAAATAAAATTCAGAATTATTTGAAGAGGGGGATGAGCTGTAATTTTGAGAAATATTATTATGATAATTTTGGAAATGATGTAATAAGACAAAAGTATATTGAATTGTATAATCAGTTTTTTAAATTGAACTTGTCTGGCAGCTGA
- the mvk gene encoding mevalonate kinase, which translates to MKKGIGKSHSKIILIGEHSVVYGYPAIAIPLKKIEIECLVEEAKTSFFHNKTDTLSVAVFTALKHLKKENARIKYKVTSQIPPKRGMGSSAAVSIAAIRAVFDYFGKSLEDELLEKLVHTAEIVAHNTPSGLDAKTCLSDKAIKFIKNKGFSYIDLNLDAYLVIADTGIYGNTGEAIQNVKSLGSKADIFLKKLGELTDETAKILTETAESKEEKVDKIGKIMTKANTELENLHITIEKTDLFVKTAIEKGASGAKISGGGLGGCVIALAKNLDIVEKIKKGLIKCGAENIWVEKI; encoded by the coding sequence ATGAAAAAAGGTATCGGAAAATCACATAGTAAAATCATATTAATTGGAGAACATTCTGTCGTTTATGGCTATCCTGCCATTGCTATTCCTCTAAAAAAGATTGAAATTGAATGTCTAGTAGAAGAAGCCAAAACTAGTTTTTTTCATAACAAGACGGACACTCTCTCGGTTGCAGTTTTTACTGCATTAAAGCATTTAAAAAAAGAAAACGCAAGAATAAAATATAAAGTAACCTCTCAAATTCCGCCAAAACGTGGAATGGGTTCTTCAGCGGCTGTGAGCATTGCGGCAATTCGTGCTGTATTTGATTACTTTGGAAAAAGTTTGGAAGATGAATTGCTGGAAAAACTGGTTCACACGGCAGAAATTGTAGCTCACAACACACCAAGCGGGCTAGACGCCAAAACGTGCCTTAGCGATAAAGCCATAAAATTTATAAAAAATAAGGGATTTTCCTACATTGACTTAAATCTTGACGCGTATCTTGTAATTGCAGATACAGGTATTTATGGAAATACTGGCGAAGCGATTCAGAATGTAAAAAGTTTAGGAAGCAAAGCTGATATTTTTTTAAAAAAATTAGGCGAATTGACAGATGAAACGGCTAAAATTTTAACTGAAACTGCTGAATCCAAAGAAGAAAAAGTCGATAAAATAGGAAAAATTATGACAAAGGCAAACACAGAACTCGAAAACTTGCATATAACCATTGAAAAAACAGATTTATTTGTAAAAACAGCGATTGAAAAAGGAGCAAGCGGTGCAAAAATTTCTGGTGGCGGATTAGGAGGCTGTGTAATTGCACTTGCAAAAAATTTGGATATTGTAGAAAAGATAAAAAAAGGACTGATAAAATGTGGAGCAGAGAATATTTGGGTGGAGAAAATTTAA
- a CDS encoding acetyltransferase (WbbJ; catalyzes the transfer of the O-acetyl moiety to the O antigen; part of the lipopolysaccharide biosynthetic pathway), with translation MEKSFYELWKLGINLIKTKIFFPKARLIRFPFDIRGKKYIKYGRNFTTGAGCRIEAYNFNNGISSGKNPQLIIGNNVQINDYVHLSCAESVIIEDNVLIASKVYISDLNHGNYSSLKDLGHSYPNEIVKERKIFTKPVKICRNVWLGENVAVLPGTVIGKNSIIGANAVVSKDVPENSIAVGNPAKVIKKYNFETKEWERV, from the coding sequence ATGGAAAAGTCATTTTATGAATTGTGGAAATTGGGAATTAATTTGATTAAAACAAAGATATTTTTTCCAAAAGCCAGATTAATTCGTTTTCCGTTTGATATAAGAGGGAAAAAATATATAAAATATGGAAGAAATTTTACTACGGGTGCCGGATGCCGAATAGAGGCTTATAATTTTAATAATGGGATTTCAAGTGGGAAAAATCCTCAATTAATTATTGGAAATAATGTTCAAATTAATGACTACGTTCATTTATCCTGTGCAGAGTCAGTTATTATTGAAGATAATGTATTGATTGCCAGTAAGGTTTATATTTCGGATTTAAATCATGGAAATTATTCGTCTTTAAAGGATTTAGGACATTCATATCCAAATGAGATTGTGAAAGAGAGAAAGATTTTTACAAAACCAGTGAAAATTTGTAGGAATGTCTGGCTGGGAGAAAATGTTGCAGTTTTGCCAGGTACAGTTATTGGAAAAAATTCTATAATTGGCGCAAATGCTGTTGTTTCTAAAGATGTGCCAGAAAACAGCATTGCCGTTGGAAATCCTGCAAAAGTAATAAAAAAATATAATTTTGAAACAAAAGAATGGGAAAGAGTATAA
- a CDS encoding glycosyltransferase family 1 protein has product MKRKKISLEIQWAVGPKTGVGWYIFNIVKGLVQNNKNDYTAEFINFMNRHNVKEQINYDIKIKQNKFIPYKVYNILTQKLKISHNFLMGTKSDIYHFFNFTIPKNIKGKVIITIYDTVFFSAPETMGDMKAISEYKYAAERSDLIITISESAKSDIIKHFNVDEKKIQIVTPGIDLQKYSYNYTDIELENIRKKYDLPKSYILYLGTIEPRKNIERIVKAFKNYKKEVNDDLKLVIVGKKGWKYDDIMKLIESMGTDIIITGYIDEEDKIPIYKLAQIFVFPSLYEGFGMPVLEAMASGTPVVTSNISSMPEVAGDAGILVDPFNENEIFEAYKQILSDKKLQKEMIEKGLEQAKNFQWKKSVEVLEKVYEKM; this is encoded by the coding sequence ATGAAAAGAAAAAAAATTTCTCTTGAAATTCAGTGGGCCGTAGGACCAAAAACAGGAGTAGGATGGTATATTTTTAATATTGTAAAAGGGTTAGTTCAAAATAATAAAAATGACTATACTGCTGAATTTATAAATTTTATGAATAGACATAACGTGAAGGAACAAATCAACTATGATATAAAAATAAAGCAAAACAAATTTATTCCATATAAAGTCTATAATATTTTAACTCAAAAATTAAAAATAAGTCATAACTTTTTGATGGGTACAAAATCGGATATTTATCATTTTTTCAATTTTACAATTCCTAAAAATATTAAGGGGAAAGTAATAATTACAATTTATGATACTGTATTTTTTTCAGCTCCAGAAACCATGGGTGATATGAAAGCTATTAGTGAATATAAATATGCAGCTGAGAGATCAGATTTGATTATAACTATTTCAGAAAGTGCAAAATCAGATATTATTAAACATTTTAATGTAGATGAGAAAAAAATACAGATTGTAACACCAGGGATTGACTTACAGAAATATTCATATAATTATACTGATATAGAACTTGAAAATATTAGAAAAAAATACGATTTGCCAAAAAGCTATATTTTATACTTAGGGACAATTGAACCCCGAAAAAATATTGAAAGAATTGTTAAAGCTTTTAAAAACTATAAAAAAGAAGTTAATGATGATTTAAAACTTGTAATTGTGGGGAAAAAAGGCTGGAAATATGACGATATTATGAAATTAATAGAATCAATGGGGACAGATATTATAATTACAGGATATATCGATGAAGAGGATAAAATCCCTATTTATAAACTTGCACAGATATTTGTATTTCCTTCTTTGTATGAAGGATTTGGAATGCCAGTTTTGGAAGCTATGGCATCGGGAACTCCAGTAGTTACATCAAATATTTCGTCAATGCCAGAAGTTGCAGGAGATGCTGGAATATTGGTAGATCCTTTTAATGAAAATGAAATTTTTGAAGCATATAAACAAATTTTGTCAGATAAAAAATTACAAAAAGAGATGATAGAAAAAGGTTTAGAACAAGCAAAAAATTTCCAATGGAAAAAATCTGTAGAAGTTCTTGAAAAAGTTTATGAAAAAATGTAA
- a CDS encoding autotransporter domain-containing protein translates to MKKGIILISLIAILSSCGGGGGGGSSVTQTAGTAPTPTVPSLPGNTAETGGTGKKENNSGTTNIIGENNQNLPKPILPTEENKTNNPSIPEIKPQVSEKDTRFPKPTDRRNITGAGVKVGVLDSDFLSNNAYTDSFYRGGLLNSGTEFGKVLTEEFGDRFTAIQKTLDTYSTLSEDDHGLMVATILAGKSGKGAKGASVYGVSFGERGGHLITDKEKYEDLYNRGVRIFNQSFGTALEFSDYNFSNYKPHLYPSVMRESQVNDSRILDRRIDELNNFYKKAVNNGSLFVWAAGNTTTDRNGRTKTYNAPTIQAGMPHYIPELYRGWIAVVGVQPDGREYPVHLARAGKAKWWTISASGDCELPRCSAYGSSFAAPRVTATAVKVKEKFPWMTGHELKQTILTTAKDLGQPGVDSIFGWGLLDEAKALKGPAKFSSELLVGERAALGGLRGQFNANVTDGTSIFENDIDGEGGLKKSGNGTLVLTGNNTYHGSTDIIGGTLEIYGENGSNIDISQNGTLITYPTTMIGLRNGNGTISKVNVQNDGGTFENRGSGAVITGDYIAGNGAVTKAEIGTKLKVNGTVNLNGNNTLQTLSNRYVTAKPVSSTVIEAEKGINGSFNKVETPELINGNVETAENKVNVKLSRKNMVDYVEKIAESDEMQKTTAENLETAFQKLDQNIEDGTAGNVAQFERKAAKLQALTSSNRAAVLDSLSGQIYASAQALTFQHSHTVNKDLSNRLVMLGTLDNVGDNFGLWISGFGANGKLKQDGYGKGDTKVAGGQVGVDKQFGENLILGTALSYSKADVKFDRYGGKSDANNFGVSLYGRLGNKNVPFYLQGRFGIGFVDSDVERDIILSNNDFTRAKINHNDKVYSGYLETGYDIKNGNGDFVVTPFVGLTHDTVVRGSFSEEKSQFGLTADKKNYNQTAALLGLRVGKAVNWNGGSKTTFQGYVTHQRAFNDQDLSFDARYTGLPGATFKVKGIGLSKNKTWVGVGALTEVNSGFGWYVNYDGSIDSGKGKGNNNVFTTGVRFNF, encoded by the coding sequence ATGAAAAAAGGAATAATATTAATAAGTTTAATAGCGATTTTGTCAAGCTGTGGCGGAGGTGGAGGCGGTGGCAGTTCTGTTACTCAGACAGCAGGAACGGCACCAACACCAACAGTACCTTCATTACCGGGAAATACAGCTGAAACTGGTGGAACTGGAAAAAAGGAAAATAATAGTGGGACAACCAATATAATTGGAGAAAATAACCAAAATTTACCAAAACCAATATTGCCAACAGAAGAAAACAAAACAAATAATCCTTCTATTCCAGAAATAAAACCACAGGTATCAGAAAAAGACACTAGATTTCCGAAACCTACAGATAGACGGAATATAACTGGAGCGGGTGTTAAAGTTGGAGTTTTGGATAGTGATTTTTTAAGTAACAATGCTTATACAGATAGCTTTTATCGAGGTGGACTTCTCAACTCGGGAACAGAATTTGGTAAGGTATTAACTGAAGAATTTGGAGATAGATTTACTGCTATTCAAAAGACTTTAGACACTTACAGTACATTGAGTGAAGATGATCATGGGTTGATGGTTGCTACCATTTTAGCTGGAAAAAGTGGTAAAGGGGCAAAGGGAGCTTCTGTGTATGGGGTTAGTTTTGGGGAAAGAGGAGGCCATTTAATAACAGATAAGGAAAAATATGAAGATTTGTATAATCGTGGAGTAAGGATATTTAACCAATCTTTTGGTACAGCTTTGGAATTTTCTGATTATAACTTTTCAAATTATAAACCACATTTATACCCCTCTGTTATGAGAGAAAGTCAGGTTAATGATAGCAGAATTCTTGATAGAAGGATAGATGAGTTAAATAATTTTTATAAAAAAGCAGTAAATAATGGCTCTTTATTTGTATGGGCTGCAGGAAATACAACAACAGATAGAAATGGTAGAACAAAAACATATAATGCACCAACAATTCAAGCTGGAATGCCTCATTACATACCTGAGCTTTATAGAGGGTGGATTGCGGTAGTTGGAGTACAACCTGATGGAAGGGAATATCCAGTGCATCTTGCAAGAGCAGGAAAGGCAAAATGGTGGACAATTTCTGCAAGTGGAGATTGTGAATTACCTAGATGTTCGGCTTATGGTTCTTCCTTTGCAGCACCGAGAGTAACAGCAACGGCAGTTAAAGTAAAGGAAAAATTCCCTTGGATGACAGGACATGAATTAAAACAGACAATACTTACAACAGCAAAGGATTTAGGACAACCAGGAGTAGACAGTATATTTGGATGGGGACTTCTGGATGAAGCAAAGGCATTAAAAGGGCCTGCTAAATTTAGCAGTGAATTGCTTGTGGGTGAAAGAGCTGCATTAGGTGGATTAAGAGGACAATTTAATGCAAATGTTACGGATGGGACTTCTATATTTGAAAATGATATTGATGGTGAAGGCGGATTAAAGAAATCTGGAAACGGAACTTTAGTTTTGACAGGAAATAATACTTATCATGGAAGTACTGATATAATTGGTGGAACTTTGGAAATATATGGAGAAAATGGCTCAAATATTGATATAAGCCAAAACGGTACATTGATAACTTATCCAACAACAATGATTGGTTTAAGAAATGGCAATGGAACCATTTCAAAAGTAAATGTACAAAATGATGGTGGAACTTTTGAAAATAGAGGTTCGGGTGCTGTCATAACAGGAGATTATATCGCAGGAAATGGAGCAGTAACAAAGGCAGAAATAGGAACAAAACTTAAAGTTAATGGAACTGTGAATTTGAATGGAAATAACACTTTGCAAACATTAAGTAATAGATATGTTACAGCAAAACCAGTATCATCTACTGTAATTGAAGCTGAAAAGGGAATTAATGGAAGTTTTAATAAAGTGGAAACTCCTGAATTGATAAACGGGAATGTGGAAACTGCTGAGAATAAGGTAAATGTAAAACTAAGCAGAAAAAATATGGTGGATTATGTGGAAAAAATAGCGGAATCTGACGAAATGCAAAAAACTACTGCCGAAAACTTGGAAACTGCATTCCAAAAATTAGATCAAAACATTGAAGATGGAACTGCTGGAAATGTAGCCCAATTTGAAAGAAAAGCCGCAAAACTTCAAGCACTTACTTCTTCAAACAGGGCAGCAGTTTTGGACAGTCTATCTGGACAAATTTACGCTTCTGCACAGGCACTTACATTCCAGCACTCACATACTGTAAACAAGGACTTGTCAAACAGACTAGTTATGCTGGGAACACTTGACAACGTTGGAGATAATTTTGGACTGTGGATTTCTGGATTTGGCGCTAATGGTAAGTTAAAACAGGATGGATACGGTAAAGGAGATACTAAAGTTGCTGGTGGACAAGTTGGAGTTGATAAGCAGTTTGGTGAAAACTTGATTTTAGGTACTGCGTTATCTTATTCAAAAGCTGACGTTAAATTTGACAGATATGGTGGAAAATCTGATGCAAACAACTTCGGAGTTTCACTATATGGAAGATTAGGAAACAAAAATGTTCCGTTCTACTTGCAAGGACGTTTTGGAATAGGATTTGTTGACAGTGATGTTGAAAGAGATATTATTTTAAGTAACAATGACTTTACAAGAGCAAAGATTAATCATAATGACAAAGTATATTCTGGATATTTGGAAACAGGATATGATATTAAGAATGGTAATGGCGACTTTGTTGTAACACCATTTGTGGGATTAACTCACGATACAGTTGTAAGAGGTTCATTCTCGGAAGAAAAGAGCCAGTTTGGACTGACTGCTGATAAGAAGAACTACAATCAGACAGCGGCATTACTTGGGCTTAGAGTTGGAAAAGCTGTAAACTGGAACGGTGGAAGCAAGACTACATTCCAAGGTTACGTAACACATCAGAGAGCCTTCAATGATCAGGACCTAAGCTTTGACGCAAGATATACTGGACTGCCAGGAGCAACATTCAAGGTTAAAGGTATAGGACTTTCTAAAAATAAAACTTGGGTAGGAGTTGGAGCATTGACGGAAGTAAATTCTGGATTTGGATGGTACGTAAACTATGACGGCTCTATTGACAGTGGAAAAGGTAAAGGGAATAACAATGTGTTTACGACTGGAGTTAGATTTAATTTTTAA
- the epsC gene encoding serine O-acetyltransferase EpsC, with the protein MIIIFKWLRNEINNIAEKDPAVRYKMEVFLYPSLHAVINHKIAHFFQNHKLYFFARLISQISRFFTGIEIHPGAKLGNKIFFDHGMGIVIGETAEIGDNCVIYHGVTLGGVSASKTKRHPTLKENVTVGTGAKLLGNIVIGKNVRVGANSVVLRDVPDGAVAVGIPARIIPKTEEDYYMWYI; encoded by the coding sequence GTGATTATTATTTTTAAATGGTTACGAAATGAAATAAATAATATCGCAGAAAAAGATCCGGCAGTGAGGTATAAAATGGAAGTTTTCCTTTATCCCTCATTACATGCGGTTATTAATCATAAAATTGCACATTTTTTTCAGAATCATAAATTATATTTTTTTGCAAGATTAATTTCACAGATTTCCCGTTTTTTTACTGGAATAGAAATTCATCCAGGAGCAAAATTAGGAAATAAAATATTTTTTGATCATGGAATGGGAATTGTAATTGGAGAAACAGCGGAAATAGGGGATAACTGTGTCATCTACCACGGCGTAACCCTTGGAGGGGTAAGCGCCTCAAAAACTAAAAGACACCCCACTTTAAAGGAAAATGTAACAGTTGGAACTGGAGCAAAACTTTTGGGAAACATAGTAATTGGAAAAAATGTGAGAGTTGGAGCAAATTCGGTTGTTTTACGAGACGTGCCTGATGGAGCGGTTGCGGTGGGCATTCCTGCCAGAATTATTCCAAAAACGGAAGAAGATTATTACATGTGGTATATTTAG